Sequence from the Corallococcus sp. EGB genome:
GCACTTTCTCCCTGACCCGCCCTCCTCGCAAGGTCAGGATTCGCTGACCCGCGTGGTGGGACAGGGCCCCACCCACCCAGGGATGAGCCCGATGTCCTACGCCGAGCGCACCGCGTCGCCGGCCGCTACCGGCGCGGACGCTCCGGCGGCGGGCGGATCTGCGTCTTCTCCGACGTGTTCAGCTCCGTCCTCGGCCGGTCGTCGTCCTCGTCCTCATCGTCCGAGGGCGGTGGAGGCGGACGGCGCGTGGGCACCGCACCCGCGCGCAGCGTGTTGGCCGCGGGCGCGCCCGGACGCGCGGGAGCAGGCGGCGGACGGCGCGGAGGCGGGGTGTTGCGCGCGGGCGGGGCCTCCGCGAGCAGGTCCTCGGACACCTGAACCAGCGGTTCGGAGGCCGGTGATGCCCGGGTGTCCTCCTGCTCCGCGAACGGGTTGCGCGTGGGGGGCGGCGTCTTGTCGTCGTCCTCGGAAGGCGGCGGCCGGGGGGGCGTCGCGGGGCGCAGCGCCGGAGCGGCCTTCGCGGGCGGCGGGGCCGGAGGCGGCGCGGCGGCGGGCTTGGGCGCGGGCGCCGCGGGCTTGGGGCCGGAGACCGGGCCGTCCGGGGCCGCGTTGCGGAGCACCTGCTCGAAGCGGGCCCAGTCCTCCTTGAAGTGCGCCGGATCCGGCAGCCCCTGCTCGCGGTGCTTCAGCGAGGGAGCCCAGCGCAGGGTGTACGCCTCGCCCACGTGGAAGCTGGGCGGGGGCGGCACGCCGTAGGTGGCCGGGTCGAAGAAGGCGTCGTCCAGGTCGTCGAAGCCGTACGCGCGCGCCTTCTGGATGAAGTTGGGGATGATGCCCGTGGGCGCGTGGTAGCCCAGGATGTTGCCGTGCTCGTCCTTGGCGACGGGCGTGAAGACGAAGATGTCCTGCGTGCGGTACTCGCCCTTCTCCGTGAGGGGCAGCACCTCCGACAGGGCAATGGTCTTGCGGCTGCCGTCGTGGAGGCGCTCGCAGCAGATGACGAAGTTGATGGCGCTGGCCACCTGGGCGCGCACGGCGACCATGGGCAGCTCCACGGACGACATGAGGCACAGGGACTCGATGCGGCGCAGCGTGTCCGTGGGCGTGTTCGCGTGCGTGGTGGCCAGCGAGCCGCCGTGGCCGGTGTTCATGGCCTGCATGAGGTGGAAGGCCTCGCCGCCGCGCACCTCGCCCACCACGATGCGGTCCGGACGCAGACGCAGCGCGGAGTGCAGCAGGTCTCCCATGTTGATCTCACCCTTGCCGAACTTGTCGGCGGGGCGGGATTCGAAGGCCACGATGTGGGACTGGTTGAGCTGGAGCTCGGCGGAGTCCTCGATGGTGAGGATGCGCTCCTCGTCCGGGATGAGGGACGAGACGATGTTGAGCAGCGTCGTCTTGCCGGAGCCCGTGCCGCCGGCCACCAGCATGTTGAGCTTGGTGGCGATGCCGGCCTCGATGAGGCGCGCCATGGGCTTGGTCAGCGACTTGAACTTCAACAGCGAGTCGATGGTCAGCTTGTCCTTGAAGAACTTGCGGATGGAGATGGTGGTGCCGTTGCGCGCGATGGGCGGAATCACCACGTGGATGCGGCTGCCGTCGGGCAGGCGCGCGTCCAGGCGGGGGCGCTCTTCCGAAAGGGGGCGGCCCACGAACTGGGCCATGTTGCGCGCGGCGCCGAGCAGGCCTTCATCGGAGAAGGTGGCATCCGTCTTGATCAGCCGGCCCTTGCGTTCGATCCACACGTCAGTGGGGCCGTTGATCATGATTTCCGACACCGACTCGTCATCCAGGTAGGCGAGGACGGGCTTGAGGAAGGCGCGGAGTGACTCGGTGTACATCGTCATGGCGGGCGTGAGGCTAGCGCGCCCGGGCCCGGGCCCCAAGCTCCCGCCCTGATTGCCTGCTCGCTTTCAGGTGCGGCGGTCCGGCACGATGCCGTCCGGGGGCGGTTACCCGCCCTCCGCTTCCGAGGAAGGAACTCCAGCCCATGCGCGGTCCCTGGTGGTGCTGCCTGGTGTGCTGGCTTGGGGGCTGCGCGTCTTCCGCCCCGCGCGACCCGGACATCGTGAGGCCCGAAGCCGGGGCTCCCTTCCTGGAGGAGATTCCAGGGCCCCTGCTGGGGCCGTTCGAGACGTCCTCGGATGCGCTCCTGGCCGCGTGCGGGAGGATCCTCTCCAAGCCCCATGCGAGCGCGGACCGCCCGGATCATCCCAGCTTCAGCACCCACTGGCGCGTCTCCAGCGAGTACTGCGCATGGGTGTACTACACACCGGAACATCAGTACGTCGTCAGCCGGCTCACCGACCAGTCGAGGGTCGATCCGGTGCAGCGGAGCAAGAGCTGCCTGCTGCCCTCCCGGGTCGCGGATGCGCGGTATCCCGCCGACGCGCTCCGCTACGTCTACGCCCTTCACAACCATCCCTATGGGAGCGCGCTGTCCTCGAATGACCTGCGCTTCATCGTTTCCGAAGGGCGTGCGCATGGCTTCGAAACCGAGACGAAGGCCGGACGCGTGAGGCTCTCCATCGTCGCCTTCTTCTCCAACACCATCGAACCGGCATCATGTGACGGCTTCCACCAGTACATCCCCCTCACGGGGCAGTTGCTGAAGTGGACACGCACCGCATCGGCGGGATGGCAGTGCGAGCAGACGGGCCGCGTCACGTGGCACGATGCGGAGGCATTGGACTTCACGATCCAGAAACTCCAAGGCCCCTGTCTGAGAGGGGCAGGGCCATGAGGCGACTGCTGCTCGTGGGCGCGGTCCTGTGCGTTGGCTGCTTGCGGCGCGAGGCGAATCCGTCTGATTCGTTGGCGGTGGAGGATCGCTCCATCGTCTTTCCGAACATGTACGCACACGAGGTGCTGGAGGTCGGAGCGCCGGGGCAGCCGTACTCGTTGGACGGAAGCCTGGTTCGGGCCCTGGTCGTGGCGGTGGATGACTTCCTTCCCCGCGAACAGGAGGGCCGGTCCTGTTCGAGCAGGAGAGAGGCTCATCGCTTCCGGGTCCTCCGTGAAGGAGACATCGTCTTCATTCGCATGGACCTGGACCCGCGGGCCTGTGAACCCGGAGGGTTGCTGCTGGATGGCGGTGTCACCTACGCGGTCCGACTCTCCGACGGCCGCATCCTGAGGCGGCTCCACGATGGAGAGCCCGACGGGCAGGGGATTCCTGGTGGTTCCGATGCGGGTGTGTCCGGCAATCCCTCGGACCCATCCATTCCGGTGGGGGATACCTCCTGGGGAGAGCCGCTCCCTTCGTTTCCATCCCAGTGGCTGGATGCCGGCAGTCCCGCACCCTGAGCAGGCCGCCTCCCCGCGCAACGCCCGCCTCAGGACGCGCGCGCTGGTCTAGGGTGGGCCCTTCACGGAGGGTCGCAATGAGCCTGGCGGATGGGTTGCCCGAGGACTGGAAGCAGGTGCTGCATGACGCCATCCACGCGCCGTCGTTCAAGGAGCTGGAGACGTTCGTGCGCAAGGAGCGCCAGGAACACACCGTGTTCCCGTCGGAAGAAGACCTGTTCTCCGCCTTCCGCCTCACCCCGTACGCGGACGTGCGCGTGCTGCTGTTGGGGCAGGACCCCTACCACGGCCCGGGCCAGGCCCATGGCCTCGCCTTCTCCGTCCAGCCCGGCGTGCCGCCGCCGCCCTCGCTCGTGAACATGTTCAAGGAACTCCAGAGCGACGTGGGTGTGCCCAAGCCTCGCGACGGGTCGCTCATCCCGTGGGCGAAGCAGGGCGTGCTCCTGCTCAACACCGTGCTCACCGTGCGCCAGGCCTCCCCCAACAGCCACGCGAAGCACGGCTGGGAAGCCTTCACCGACGCCGTCATCCGCGCCGTCAGCGCCAAGGAGGACCCCGTCGTCTTCCTGCTCTGGGGCACGCCCGCGAAGAAGAAGAAGGCCCTCATCGACTCGAAGCGCCACATCGTCCTGGAGGGCGTGCACCCCTCGCCGCTGTCCGCCAGCAAGGGGTTCTTCGGCAGCAAGCCCTTCAGCACCACCAACGCCGAGTTGAAGAAGCACGGCCAGCACCCCATCGACTGGGAGCTGCCCTCGTAGGTGCGTGTCCCGGGGGTGGCTATAGTGCCCGCCCACGATGGCCATCACCCTCCTCGAAGACGCCGCTCGCCCCCAGGCCGCTGAAGCCGTCGCGGCCATTGAGTCCCAGACCTCCGCCGAGGTCGTGGTGGCCGTGCGCCGGGCCTCCAGCCCCTACGCCCATATCGACGCAAGGCTGGGCGCGGCCGTCGCCTTCGTCATGCTGCTGATCCTCCTGTTCATCCCGCAGGAGGTCCACCTCTTCGCCTTCCCGCCCATCGTGCTCCTGTCCTATGCGGCAGGCGTGATGGGAGGCCGCCTGCTGCCGTCGCTGCGCCGCGCGCTCACGCCGCGCAAGCTCCAGGAGGACTCCGTGCGCACCGCGGCGCGGGCGGCGTTCACGGAGCTGGGCGTGTCACATACGTCGCGCCGCACCGGCATCCTGGTGTTCGTCTCCCTCTTCGAGCGCCGCGTGGAGGTCCTCACCGACTACGGCGTGGACACCTCGCTCATGGGCGCGGAGTGGCAGGACGCGCTCACGCAAGTGTCCGCCGCGCTGACGGCGTCCACCGCGTCCGAGCCCTTCTTCCAGGCCCTGCGCCGCTTCCAGGCGCCGCTGGCGCGCGTACTGCCCCGCCTGGAGGATGACGTGAACGAGCTGCCGGACATGCCCGGAGCCGTGGCGTGAGGGGCTCGCGCTCCGTCCTCCTCTTCGTCGCGCTGCTCGTCGGGCTGGGCTTCGCCTCGCTCCCCGACTCCGAGGCGCGCCCCGGCGGCGGCAACAGCTACCGCGGTTCATCAAGCAGCCGCAGCTCGTCGAGCAGCCGCAGCTCGTCGAGCAGCCGCAGCTCGTCGTCCTCCTTCGGCTCCAGCAGCAGCCGGTCCTCGTACAGCTCCAGTCCCCGCTATTACGGCTCCAGCGGCTCGTCGTCCTCGGACGGAGGAGGCACGTTCGGGAGCATCTGCATGCTCATCGTCGTCCTGGGCGTGGTGGCGATCGTGTTCGTCAACCTGAGGGCCGCCTTGGGACGAGAGGACTGGAGCACTGCCGAGCCCCACGCACCGCCACCGCCGCCCCGGCGTCAGGGCTCGTTGCGAACGAAGCTCGCGGGGCTGGCCCGCGTGGGGCCCAAGGGCTCGGACGGGTCGACGCAGCCGTTGGATCCAGAGTTCTCCATCGTCCTCTTCGAGGACTTCGTCTACTCCCTCTTCGCCCGCGTGCACGAGGCGCGCGGCGGCGGCCGCCTGGACACGCTGGGCGGCTGGCTGTCCGACGGCGCCATCGCGTCGCTCCATGAGCTGGGCACGCCGGACGCGGTGAAGGCCGTGGTGGTGGGCGCCGTGACGTACGAGGACGTGAGGGGCGTGGGCCCGAGCAGCCGCCGCGTCAGCGTGGTCCTGCGCTTCGAGGCCAACTACACGGAGGTCTCCCGCGGCTCCGAACAGAGCTGGTACGTCGCGGAGGAGTGGCAGCTGGAGCGCGACGCGTCCGCGAAGTCCCGGCCACCCGAGGACGCTCGCGCGTTCAAGTGCCCCAACTGCGGCGCGCCGCTGGAGAACGTGCACGGCCACAAGTGCTCGTACTGCGACACGGTGGTGAACACCGGCGAGTTCGACTGGGTGGTGACGCGCGTGGCCTCGCAGGAGCGCGAGCGGCGCGGCCCGCAGCTCACCGGCACCACGCAGGAGGAGGGCACGGAGCTGCCCACCGTCAAGGACCCGCGCGCCCAGGAGCGGCTGAACGCGCTCCAGCACGACGACCCGCACGCGACGCCGCTGGCCCTGCGCAAGCGCCTGGAGTTCATCTTCCACGAGATGCAGACCGCGTGGGCCGCGCGCGAGTGGAAGGGCATGCGGCCCTTCCTCAGCGACAACCTCTTCCAGACGCAGCTGTACTGGATCAACGCCTACCGCCAGGCGGGCCTGCGCAACATCACGGAGAACGCGCACATCACCCACATGGTGCTCGCGCGCGTGACGCGGGATGCGTACTACGACGCCGTCACCCTGCGCGTGTTCGCGTCCAGCCTGGACTACACGGTGCGGGACGCGGACGGGGAGGTCGTGGGTGGCAGCCGCCACCGGGAGCGCGCCTACAGCGAATACTGGACGCTCATCCGCGGCCGGGGCGTGCAGGGCAGGCCCTCCACGGAGAAGAAGTGCCCGTCGTGCGGCGCACCGCTGTCCATCAACATGGCGGGCCACTGCACGCACTGCCAGGCACGGGTGACGTCCGGCGAGTTCGACTGGGTGCTCAGCCGCATCGAACAGGACGAGTCGTACCAGGGTTGATGGAACTAGGATGCGGCGCATCATGACCGCACCCTTCCTCGCCGCCACCGTCGTTGAACCGCTGGAATCCGGGCACTACCGCTCGCGCTACGAGGCGGCCTGGTATCAGGGCCGGGGTGCCTACGGTGGCGTGGTGGCGGGACAGGTGCTGCGCGCGCTGGAGCACCACCTCAATGACGCCAGCAGGCCGGTGCGCTCGCTCACCGTGCACTTCTGCTCGCCCGCGGCGGAGGGCGTGGCGGACCTGCACACGCGCATCGAGCGCGCCGGCAAGTTCGTCACCCATGCCACCGCGCGGGTGGAGAGCGGCGGTGTGGTGGTGGCCGTGGCCACGGCGACCTTCGGCGCCGCTCGCGGCGGAGCGCCCGGGTACATGGACTTCGTCATGCCCAAGGTGCCCGCGCCTCAGACGCTCGCGCCCATCCCCGACGACATTCCCATGCCGGACTTCTGCCGCTTCTTCGAGTACCGCTACTGCGTGGGCTCGGCGCCGTACTCGGGCGGGCCCGAGGCGGAGGTGGGCGGCTGGCTGCGGCCTCGCGTCCCCACCGCGCTGGACGCGCCGCTGTGCGTGGGCTTGATGGACGCGTATCCGCCGTCCGTGCTGTCGCGGCTGGAGGGCTTCCGCGCGGCGGCGTCCGTGGACTTCAGCGTGCAGTTCTTCCAGACGTTCCCGGTGGCGGGCATCGCGCCGGACGCGCACTACCTGCGCACCGGCCGCTCACGTCAGGCCGCGGAGGGCTACACGGAGGAGACCCAGCTCCTCTGGGCGCAGGACGGCACGCTGCTCGCGCAGTGCCGGCAGCTCGTCGCCGTGCTCGGTTGAACAGTCATCGGCGGACACCCGCTCGGCCACCGCGGCGTGGGGGTCGGAGATGGCGTCGGGCACGAGCGCGTAGCGGGTGAAGCGCAGGGCGTGGGAGCTCAACACCTGATCCACCCGCTGGCGTGCGTGCGGAACGGGGTACGTGGGCTCGCCTTCCGCCGCGGAGGACGGATCCAGGTGCAGGGGCACCGCGAACCGCGCCCCATGGGCCACGTTCAGGGTGAGGACCTTGAGGCGCACGCGCCGCTCAGGCGGCGATCTGCTTGCGCAACAGCCGCGTCAGCTCGGACGGGTCCACCGGCTTGGGCAGCAGCTCCGCGCCGTAGCGGATGGCCACGGGCAGCAGGTCATCCAGCTCCGAGTGGCCGGTGAGGAAGATGAACGGCGCCCGGCACCCCTGCAACTCGCGCATGGCGGCGAGCACGTCGGAGCCGTTCATGTCCGGCATGTTGTAGTCGCACAGGATGGCGGCGACGTTCTTGAGGTCCAGGTGGAACGCCTCCGCCGGAGACTGCACCGTGAGCACCGTGTAGCCCGCGGCCCGCAGGGCGTCTCCCACGGTCGCGAGGACGAAGAGGTCATCGTCGATGACCAGCACGGTTGGCATGGGCAGGCCCTCCAGCAGCGCCTCTCCGGCGCGGCGATGCGCCCGAGTGTAGCCGAGCCCACGCCCCCACGCGCCACGTCCCTCCGTCCAGGTCGCCGGGGTCGGACCCACCCACGTCGTAGCGTGTGGGTGGGCTCCAGGCCGGAGGTTGTCAGTGTTTCGCGGGCGTGACGGGAGACGGGATGAGGATGAGCTGCTCCTGGGGTGGGTTGAGGTACTCGGCGCCGGTGTCGGTGACGACGGCCATCTCCTCCACGGAGAGGATGCGCAGCGCGTCCGGGCTGCTGCCGTCCTTCCACGCGAAGAAGCCGTCGAAGGCGAACACCTGACCGGGCTGGAGCTTGCGCAGCGCGGAGCCCGCGGGAGGCTTGCCGGACGCCGCGCCGGACAGGGCAGGGCCGGCGTCATGGGCCCAGTAGCCCACGGGATGGCCGGTGCCCCACATCACGGGCTCGGAGCCCGCTTCGCGCATCCAGTCGCGCTGGGCCTTGTCCACGTCGTAGCCGCGCACGCCGGGCTTCATCGCCGCGAGCGCGATGCGGCTGCCCTTCTTCGACTTCTCCCACTTCGCCAGCGCCTCCGCGGGAGGCTGCGTCTCGCCCGGCGCCAGCACGTAGGCGAAGCGCTGGATGTCCGTCACCCACGTGCCGCCCACGCGGATGCCGAAGTCCGTCTGGATGAAGTCCCCCGGCTGGATGACGCGGTCGGTGGCGTTCGAGTGCCCGCGCGTGGGCCCGCTGTTCACGTTGGGGTTCTGGTCCGGCTGCCACCCGTCACCCACGCCCAGCTCCGCGATGCGCTTCTTGAGGAAGCGCGCCACGTCCGAGTCCCGCGTCTTGCCGGGCACCACGGTGCGGTACGCCTCCTCCTCCAGCTTCGCGGTGAGGTCCGCGGCCTTGCGCATGATGTCCACCTCCTCCGGCGTCTTCACGGACAGCCACTCGGAGACGAGGTCCTCGGAGGACACCAGCTTCTTGCGCAGCGCGGGGGACAGCGCCGCCTCCAGCTTCGCGCGCTGCGTGGCGGACAGGCCATCCGCGATGGACATCCGCTCCGACGCGTTGATGGCCACCTTCGTGAGCTTCGCCTTGGCCAGGCGCGCGGCGATGAGCGCGTTCACGTCCGCGCCGCGCTCGAAGGCCACCACCTCGTCCACGACGCCCATGTCCCGGAGCGCGGTGGCCTCGCCCTCGGGGGAGAGGGCGGTGGAGCGCAGCGTGTCGCCGTCGCGCAGGAACAGGAACGCGGCGGTGCCGCCGGCGTTCTCACCGCCCACGTGGCTGGCGAGCGGGTCGTTGTCGTTCTCACGGCAGAGCACCACCCACGCGTCCACGCCCGCGCGCGCCATGGCCTGGGGCAGCAGCTTCTGGATGCGCTCCTTGCGCACGCGCGGCCACGCCCCTTCCGCGGTGGGCACGGCGGGCGCCGCATGGGCAAGGGAGGCAAGCAGCAGGGCGGAGAGGAGGACGGGCCGGACACGCGTCATGGATGCGCTCTTCCTGGTGGGGGGAGGGCGCGGATTGTTCCACGGCCGGACGCCGGGCCAAGCCGGATCCGCCCTCCCCACGCGCATTCCATGCAACGCATTTCGCGACCTGCTGGCTTCACGGGATTCAGCCGTGAAGCCTTCGTGGGGGATGGGGGCCTGTCCTCCAGCGCATGTCAGACCTCCCTCCGGAAGAGGCGTGGCGTTCGTGTCTGTCATTCGCCTGGGACCGGGGGACAGCGCCAGCGGTGCGAGGAATTGCGAGCGTGCGGGCCGCTTCATCCACGCCACCCCTGGGGGGGCCCCATGCGCGTCGAAGAAACCAATGCCGCCGCGGAGTACGTCCCGAGCAACGAGGACCGGGAGCTGCGACGGCTGATGCTCCAGGCCCAGGTGTACGCGCCGTTGACGGAAGGGGTGCTGCGCGGGGCCGGCCTCAAGGCCGGCATGCGCGTGCTGGACGTGGGCTGCGGCGTGGGTGCCGTGTCCTTCCTCGCCGCGCAGATGGTGGGCCCCACGGGCGAGGTGGTGGGCGTCGACCGCGAGGCCCGTGTCCTCGCCTGCGCGAAGCACCGCGCCGAAGCGCAGGGCCTGTCCCATGTGCGCTTCCAGCAGAGCAGCCTGGAGTCCCTGCCCGTGGGCGCCCCCTTCGATGCCATCGTCTGCCGGCTGGTGCTGATGTTCCAGCCGGACCCGGTGTCCTTCGTGCGCCGCATGGCGGAGCACCTGCGCCCCGGCGGCGTGATGGCGCTGCATGAGCTGGAGCTGGCGGCCATGGGCTTGATGCACCCGAAGCTCCCCCTGTTCACCCGCATCTGGAACTGGATGCTGCCCACCTGCGAACGCGTGGGCATCAAGGTCCACATGGGCCTGGAGCTCGTGTCCACGCTGCGCAGGGCCGGGCTGGTGGTGGATGACGGCGTGGTGGGCGGACGGCTGGGCGTGACGCCGGACGCGGAGCCCACGCACGCCCTGGTGGAGACCGTGCGCACGCTCCTGCCCCACATGGAGCGGCTGGGCGTGGCGCTGGCCATGGAGGTGGACATCGACACGCTGGTCGCCCGCCTCACCGCCGAGCTGCACTCCCACGGCGCCGTCCTGGTGCCCAGCCTCATGGTGGGCGTCTGGGGCCACCGTCCAGGCCCCACCTAGCGCGGCCGTCTCCGGACGACTTCGTCTACACGGCTGCGTCTCCGGACGACTTCGTCTACACGACTGCGTCTCCGGACGACTTCGTCTACACGACTGCGTCTTCGCACGACTTCACGAGCGGCGGGGGAGTGGGTCGCTTAGAGTGGCCCCATGGCAAAGACGGCACCCCGCAAGTCCCCCGCGAAGGCGAAGAAGAAGCAGCCCGCGCGCCCCGCCGCGCCCGCGAAGACACCGGCCCGGCCGGTGAAGGCGAAGGTGGAGATGGTGGAGCCCCGCCGCGCCTCCGCGTCGTCCCCGAAGCCCCCCGTGCTGGAGGCCGAGCCCGTCTTCGACGCCGGCCCCGCGGCCGACCCTCGCGCGGCCACGCCCAAGAGCCTGCCCGCCGGTGAAACGAAGGGCCGGGTGCTGCCCTTCGAA
This genomic interval carries:
- a CDS encoding CpaF family protein; its protein translation is MTMYTESLRAFLKPVLAYLDDESVSEIMINGPTDVWIERKGRLIKTDATFSDEGLLGAARNMAQFVGRPLSEERPRLDARLPDGSRIHVVIPPIARNGTTISIRKFFKDKLTIDSLLKFKSLTKPMARLIEAGIATKLNMLVAGGTGSGKTTLLNIVSSLIPDEERILTIEDSAELQLNQSHIVAFESRPADKFGKGEINMGDLLHSALRLRPDRIVVGEVRGGEAFHLMQAMNTGHGGSLATTHANTPTDTLRRIESLCLMSSVELPMVAVRAQVASAINFVICCERLHDGSRKTIALSEVLPLTEKGEYRTQDIFVFTPVAKDEHGNILGYHAPTGIIPNFIQKARAYGFDDLDDAFFDPATYGVPPPPSFHVGEAYTLRWAPSLKHREQGLPDPAHFKEDWARFEQVLRNAAPDGPVSGPKPAAPAPKPAAAPPPAPPPAKAAPALRPATPPRPPPSEDDDKTPPPTRNPFAEQEDTRASPASEPLVQVSEDLLAEAPPARNTPPPRRPPPAPARPGAPAANTLRAGAVPTRRPPPPPSDDEDEDDDRPRTELNTSEKTQIRPPPERPRR
- a CDS encoding uracil-DNA glycosylase — its product is MSLADGLPEDWKQVLHDAIHAPSFKELETFVRKERQEHTVFPSEEDLFSAFRLTPYADVRVLLLGQDPYHGPGQAHGLAFSVQPGVPPPPSLVNMFKELQSDVGVPKPRDGSLIPWAKQGVLLLNTVLTVRQASPNSHAKHGWEAFTDAVIRAVSAKEDPVVFLLWGTPAKKKKALIDSKRHIVLEGVHPSPLSASKGFFGSKPFSTTNAELKKHGQHPIDWELPS
- a CDS encoding TPM domain-containing protein, which encodes MAITLLEDAARPQAAEAVAAIESQTSAEVVVAVRRASSPYAHIDARLGAAVAFVMLLILLFIPQEVHLFAFPPIVLLSYAAGVMGGRLLPSLRRALTPRKLQEDSVRTAARAAFTELGVSHTSRRTGILVFVSLFERRVEVLTDYGVDTSLMGAEWQDALTQVSAALTASTASEPFFQALRRFQAPLARVLPRLEDDVNELPDMPGAVA
- a CDS encoding TIM44-like domain-containing protein, with the protein product MRGSRSVLLFVALLVGLGFASLPDSEARPGGGNSYRGSSSSRSSSSSRSSSSSRSSSSSFGSSSSRSSYSSSPRYYGSSGSSSSDGGGTFGSICMLIVVLGVVAIVFVNLRAALGREDWSTAEPHAPPPPPRRQGSLRTKLAGLARVGPKGSDGSTQPLDPEFSIVLFEDFVYSLFARVHEARGGGRLDTLGGWLSDGAIASLHELGTPDAVKAVVVGAVTYEDVRGVGPSSRRVSVVLRFEANYTEVSRGSEQSWYVAEEWQLERDASAKSRPPEDARAFKCPNCGAPLENVHGHKCSYCDTVVNTGEFDWVVTRVASQERERRGPQLTGTTQEEGTELPTVKDPRAQERLNALQHDDPHATPLALRKRLEFIFHEMQTAWAAREWKGMRPFLSDNLFQTQLYWINAYRQAGLRNITENAHITHMVLARVTRDAYYDAVTLRVFASSLDYTVRDADGEVVGGSRHRERAYSEYWTLIRGRGVQGRPSTEKKCPSCGAPLSINMAGHCTHCQARVTSGEFDWVLSRIEQDESYQG
- a CDS encoding acyl-CoA thioesterase II; its protein translation is MTAPFLAATVVEPLESGHYRSRYEAAWYQGRGAYGGVVAGQVLRALEHHLNDASRPVRSLTVHFCSPAAEGVADLHTRIERAGKFVTHATARVESGGVVVAVATATFGAARGGAPGYMDFVMPKVPAPQTLAPIPDDIPMPDFCRFFEYRYCVGSAPYSGGPEAEVGGWLRPRVPTALDAPLCVGLMDAYPPSVLSRLEGFRAAASVDFSVQFFQTFPVAGIAPDAHYLRTGRSRQAAEGYTEETQLLWAQDGTLLAQCRQLVAVLG
- a CDS encoding response regulator: MPTVLVIDDDLFVLATVGDALRAAGYTVLTVQSPAEAFHLDLKNVAAILCDYNMPDMNGSDVLAAMRELQGCRAPFIFLTGHSELDDLLPVAIRYGAELLPKPVDPSELTRLLRKQIAA
- a CDS encoding Xaa-Pro peptidase family protein, which encodes MTRVRPVLLSALLLASLAHAAPAVPTAEGAWPRVRKERIQKLLPQAMARAGVDAWVVLCRENDNDPLASHVGGENAGGTAAFLFLRDGDTLRSTALSPEGEATALRDMGVVDEVVAFERGADVNALIAARLAKAKLTKVAINASERMSIADGLSATQRAKLEAALSPALRKKLVSSEDLVSEWLSVKTPEEVDIMRKAADLTAKLEEEAYRTVVPGKTRDSDVARFLKKRIAELGVGDGWQPDQNPNVNSGPTRGHSNATDRVIQPGDFIQTDFGIRVGGTWVTDIQRFAYVLAPGETQPPAEALAKWEKSKKGSRIALAAMKPGVRGYDVDKAQRDWMREAGSEPVMWGTGHPVGYWAHDAGPALSGAASGKPPAGSALRKLQPGQVFAFDGFFAWKDGSSPDALRILSVEEMAVVTDTGAEYLNPPQEQLILIPSPVTPAKH
- a CDS encoding class I SAM-dependent methyltransferase codes for the protein MRVEETNAAAEYVPSNEDRELRRLMLQAQVYAPLTEGVLRGAGLKAGMRVLDVGCGVGAVSFLAAQMVGPTGEVVGVDREARVLACAKHRAEAQGLSHVRFQQSSLESLPVGAPFDAIVCRLVLMFQPDPVSFVRRMAEHLRPGGVMALHELELAAMGLMHPKLPLFTRIWNWMLPTCERVGIKVHMGLELVSTLRRAGLVVDDGVVGGRLGVTPDAEPTHALVETVRTLLPHMERLGVALAMEVDIDTLVARLTAELHSHGAVLVPSLMVGVWGHRPGPT